The region ACCTGGATCCAGCCGTAGGTGCCGAGGCTGAGCTGGCTGAGAGCGTTGCGGGTGAAGTCGAAGCCGTCCCGGGTCAGCCCCTGGGCCAGGCCCGCCGCGAGGAAGAGCGGGCCTGCCGCGATGCCGGCGGCCGCCGGCAGCCGGGGCACCGGCCGGGCCGGGCGCCTGTCGCGAGCGGCCGGACGGTCGAGCGTCTGCGTCATCGAGGGGGTCCTTCCTGGTCATGGCTGAGGAGGGCGACCAGAGGGGGATCCACTCGCCGCCGAACGAGAAGTGAGCTTGTCTTTTGCAAGCATGCTTTGTCAATGGCACTTTGGGTTAGGGTTTGCATCATGGCGACTCGGGAGTACAAGCAGTTCTGCGGCCTGGCCCGCGCGATGGAGATGGTCGGCGAGCGGTGGTCGATGCTGATCGTCCGCGACTTGCTCAACGGACCCCGGCGCTACACGGACCTGCGCAAGGGCTTGCCCGCCATTCCCACCAACATCCTCTCGACCCGCCTGAAGCAACTCGAAGAGGCAGGACTGGCCACCCGCCGTGCGCTGCCGCACCCCGAGCGCGCGGTCGTCTACGAGCTCACCGAATACGGTCGGGATCTTGAACCGGCGCTCATCGCGCTGGGCCGCTGGGGCGCGAGGACGATGACCGAGCCCCGCCCCGGCGAAGCCATCACCGCCGAAGCGGTGGCCATGTCCTTCCGCACCGCCTTCCGACCCGAACAAGCTCAGGACACCACCGTCGGCTTCGAGGCCCGCATGGGCGCATTCACCATCCGCCTGCAGATCACCGACGGTTCGCTCGCTGTCGGCCCCGGCATGCATCCCGCCCCGGACCTGGTCATCGAACGGCTGTCCGGCCACCCGGTCCGCGAGCTGATGAGCGGCAGCAAGACCCCCGCCGACGTACTTGCCGACGGCAGCGTGCGCGTGGAAGGCGATCCCGCGCTCCTCGGCCGGTTCGCGGAGATGTTCCGCTTCTGATCAACACCTCCTCCGACGACGCCGGAAGAAGACCTGTGACCTGGCTCGAACGCACCGTGGAACGCGATGGCGTCCGCCTGTCCTGCCGCGACTGGGGCGGCTCGGGGCCGCCCGTCGTCCTCCTGCACGGACTGGCCGGCCACGCAGGCGAATGGGACACCCTCGCCCAGGCCCTGAGCCCTCGCTACCGGGTGGTCGCCGTCGACCAGCGCGGCCACGGCGCCAGCGAGCGCCGCCCGCATGAAGCGAGCCGCGCCGCGTACGTCGCCGACGTCCTCGCCGTCATCGACCAGCTCGACCTGCACCGGCCCGTCCTGGCGGGACAGTCCCTGGGCGGCCACACCGCCATGCTCACCGCCGCCGCACACCCCCACCTCGTACGCGCGCTCGTCCTGATCGAAGCCGGCCCCGGCGGACCGAACCCGAACGTGCAGGCCGAGATCGCCGGATGGCTCGATGCGTGGCCGACACCCTTCCCATCCCGGGAGGCCGCCACCGAGTTCCTCGGCGGCGGCCTGGTCGGCGAGGGATGGGCCGCCGGGCTGGAGGAGCGCGACGGACGCTGGTGGCCCCGCTTCGACAGAGACGTCATGGTCGCCTCGGTGGCCGAGAACGCCCAACGCTCCTTCTGGGAGGAGTGGGCACGGATCACGTGTCCGGTCCTGACCGTCCTGGGCCAGTCCGGCATCATCTCTCTGCGGGAGTCCGAGACCATGCTCCGACGGCACCCAGGGGCAACGGCCGCGAGCGTCCCCGGCGCCGGCCACGACGTGCACCTGGAGCGCCCCGACGTCCTGCGGCACCTGCTCCAAACGTTCCT is a window of Streptomyces subrutilus DNA encoding:
- a CDS encoding winged helix-turn-helix transcriptional regulator, with product MATREYKQFCGLARAMEMVGERWSMLIVRDLLNGPRRYTDLRKGLPAIPTNILSTRLKQLEEAGLATRRALPHPERAVVYELTEYGRDLEPALIALGRWGARTMTEPRPGEAITAEAVAMSFRTAFRPEQAQDTTVGFEARMGAFTIRLQITDGSLAVGPGMHPAPDLVIERLSGHPVRELMSGSKTPADVLADGSVRVEGDPALLGRFAEMFRF
- a CDS encoding alpha/beta fold hydrolase — translated: MTWLERTVERDGVRLSCRDWGGSGPPVVLLHGLAGHAGEWDTLAQALSPRYRVVAVDQRGHGASERRPHEASRAAYVADVLAVIDQLDLHRPVLAGQSLGGHTAMLTAAAHPHLVRALVLIEAGPGGPNPNVQAEIAGWLDAWPTPFPSREAATEFLGGGLVGEGWAAGLEERDGRWWPRFDRDVMVASVAENAQRSFWEEWARITCPVLTVLGQSGIISLRESETMLRRHPGATAASVPGAGHDVHLERPDVLRHLLQTFLDEVAAHPGARTAVTTEPSGSGGSGSRMPTKQQPPSCRQRIE